A part of Andrena cerasifolii isolate SP2316 chromosome 10, iyAndCera1_principal, whole genome shotgun sequence genomic DNA contains:
- the LOC143374391 gene encoding uncharacterized protein LOC143374391, with protein MANWESKGMEWDWEDTEDSSSGEEDQKPEIDKEWLDGILKEFHKEPVTITECNVNPGCMSNESALSTIISVKVKYVLNNSNATQDLSLIVKELPKDAFSRFFVNEGQFDLREIKFYTEVMPDLKEFQKKQLGLGDKSNDEIPLSVPVCYHAQYTPAEDTEDNLVTPDSILVLQDLRDSDFCNIKFRKGMSYDQTRVALEAIARIHAHSLAMKVIEGQSLSERYPFLFQTAKATDSYQQLVERGLPQLAKFLKNTGLETILDALLVLRPRTKHIISALLAPEGPLTLITHTDFWCNNLLFKDGPDGLECCILDWQMVTYSRPTNDIALLIVSSLPTELRQKHTETFLDIYWNTLTSTCSRLGVDIPKDLGYTREDLSKDYRRSQLLALLLCIGSVDVALGDPDTEQRLIDVLKDLHSEGVFTDETAIATSENDS; from the exons ATGGCGAATTGGGAGTCGAAAGGCATGGAATGGGATTGGGAGGATACGGAAGATTCCTCCAGCGGCGAAGAGGACCAGAAGCCGGAGATTGATAAGGAGTGGCTTGATGGTATCCTAAAGGAATTTCACAAAGAACCG GTCACGATTACCGAGTGCAACGTGAACCCGGGCTGTATGAGTAACGAAAGCGCGCTGAGCACTATAATTAGCGTTAAAGTCAAATACGTGTTGAACAACTCGAACGCGACGCAGGACCTGTCCCTGATAGTGAAAGAACTCCCGAAAGATGCGTTCAGTCGTTTCTTCGTTAACGAAGGCCAGTTCGACCTGCGGGAGATCAAGTTTTACACAGAG GTGATGCCCGACTTGAAAGAGTTCCAAAAGAAACAGCTGGGTCTCGGGGACAAATCGAACGACGAGATTCCCTTATCGGTGCCGGTGTGCTACCACGCGCAGTACACGCCAGCCGAGGACACAGAGGACAACCTCGTAACGCCGGATTCGATCCTGGTGTTGCAAGACCTGCGCGACTCCGACTTTTGCAACATCAAATTCCGAAAAGGAATGAGCTACGACCAGACCAGAGTCGCGCTGGAGGCTATCGCCCGTATACACGCGCATTCCCTGGCGATGAAAGTTATCGAAGGCCAGTCTCTGTCGGAGCGTTACCCGTTCCTCTTCCAAACGGCCAAGGCGACGGACTCGTATCAGCAGCTGGTCGAGCGCGGCTTGCCGCAACTTGCCAAATTTCTGAAGAACACTGGACTGGAAACGATACTGGACGCCCTGCTCGTGTTACGACCCAGGACGAAGCACATAATATCCGCGCTTCTCGCTCCGGAGGGTCCGTTGACGCTCATCACGCATACAGACTTCTGGTGCAACAATCTGCTCTTCAAAGACGGGCCCGACGGCCTTGAGTGCTGTATCCTCGACTGGCAGATGGTCACTTATAGCAGACCGACTAACGACATAGCTCTGCTGATAGTGAGCTCGTTGCCAACCGAGCTGCGCCAGAAGCACACCGAGACCTTCCTCGACATCTATTGGAATACGCTAACCAGCACGTGCTCGCGCCTAGGCGTCGATATCCCCAAGGATCTGGGCTATACCAGGGAGGATCTCAGCAAAGATTACAGGCGATCGCAGCTTCTCGCCCTTCTGCTCTGTATCGGGTCCGTAGACGTTGCCTTAGGCGATCCCGATACCGAGCAACGACTGATCGACGTTCTGAAAGATCTCCACAGCGAGGGCGTGTTCACAGACGAGACTGCCATCGCGACCAGCGAGAACGATTCTTAG